One Bacillus sp. 2205SS5-2 genomic window carries:
- a CDS encoding acyl-CoA dehydrogenase family protein encodes MNFTHSQKVQDFQKKLHTFMESFIYPNESLYEKQLNEQPSRWRTIPPIMEELKVKAKEQGLWNLFLPDSSYGAGLSNTEYAPLCEIMGRSLIGPEVFNCNAPDTGNMEVLVRFGTDEQKERWLLPLLRGDMRSCFSMTEPGVASSDATNIETEIVKDGKNYIINGRKWWSSGAGDPRCEIAIVMGKSNKEASRYEQQSMILVPLQTPGVKIERMLPVFGYDHAPHGHAEITFTDVRIPSENMILGEGKGFAIAQSRLGPGRIHHCMRLIGSAERALEEICKRVQYREAFGKALAKQGTIQEWIADSRIEIEQARLLTLKAAYMMDTVGNKQAKAEIAMIKVIAPSMALKVLDRTIQVFGAAGVSDDFPFAAHWSNARTLRLADGPDEVHRAQVAKLEIKKHSSLSVMNTH; translated from the coding sequence TTGAATTTTACCCATTCTCAAAAAGTACAAGACTTCCAAAAAAAACTACATACATTTATGGAAAGCTTCATTTATCCAAATGAAAGTCTTTACGAAAAACAATTAAATGAGCAACCTAGCCGTTGGCGTACGATTCCTCCGATAATGGAGGAACTGAAAGTGAAAGCAAAAGAGCAAGGGCTATGGAATCTATTCTTACCAGATAGTTCTTATGGAGCAGGATTGTCAAATACAGAATATGCTCCTCTCTGTGAAATCATGGGGAGATCATTAATTGGACCAGAAGTGTTTAATTGTAATGCGCCCGATACAGGTAACATGGAGGTGCTTGTTCGATTTGGAACGGATGAACAAAAAGAACGATGGCTTTTGCCTTTATTACGTGGTGATATGCGGTCTTGTTTTTCCATGACTGAGCCAGGTGTTGCTTCCTCAGATGCAACTAATATCGAAACGGAAATAGTAAAAGATGGCAAAAACTATATCATTAATGGAAGAAAGTGGTGGTCTTCAGGTGCAGGTGACCCTCGCTGTGAAATTGCGATTGTCATGGGAAAAAGCAATAAAGAAGCTTCTCGATACGAGCAGCAATCAATGATTTTAGTGCCTCTACAGACCCCTGGTGTCAAAATTGAACGCATGCTACCTGTCTTCGGTTATGATCACGCTCCACATGGGCATGCTGAAATCACTTTTACGGATGTTCGGATTCCTAGTGAAAATATGATTTTGGGGGAAGGAAAAGGATTCGCTATCGCCCAAAGTCGGTTGGGACCAGGCCGCATTCATCATTGCATGAGATTAATTGGCTCAGCTGAACGAGCTCTTGAAGAAATATGTAAGCGTGTACAATATCGTGAAGCTTTTGGGAAAGCACTTGCTAAGCAAGGTACGATTCAAGAGTGGATTGCCGATTCGCGAATTGAAATTGAACAAGCGAGGCTCTTGACCTTGAAAGCCGCGTATATGATGGATACGGTAGGCAATAAACAAGCGAAAGCGGAGATTGCCATGATTAAGGTGATCGCCCCATCGATGGCATTAAAAGTTCTCGACCGAACCATTCAGGTCTTTGGTGCTGCCGGAGTATCAGATGACTTCCCGTTTGCTGCACACTGGTCAAATGCTCGAACACTTCGATTGGCAGATGGACCGGATGAAGTACACCGAGCACAAGTAGCTAAACTAGAGATAAAAAAACACAGTTCACTGTCTGTTATGAATACACATTAA
- the copZ gene encoding copper chaperone CopZ encodes MENQTLKVEGMSCGHCVSAVEGSVGKLQGVKKVIVSLKENEVAVEYDKQEVSIDKIKETIDDQGYDVE; translated from the coding sequence ATGGAAAACCAAACACTAAAGGTTGAAGGTATGTCTTGCGGACATTGTGTTAGTGCTGTTGAAGGAAGTGTCGGAAAATTACAAGGTGTAAAAAAAGTTATAGTCAGTCTAAAAGAAAATGAAGTAGCTGTTGAATATGACAAGCAGGAAGTAAGCATAGATAAAATAAAAGAGACGATTGACGATCAAGGATATGATGTGGAATAA
- a CDS encoding NAD(P)/FAD-dependent oxidoreductase, with amino-acid sequence MKKYIVVGAGILGASTAYHLAKSGIDVTLIDGNDSGQATDAAAGIVCPWISQRRNKRWYQLVKEGAKYYPELIQQLEEIGERVTGYQRVGALSLHIDEDKIDKMVQRALKRKEDAPEMGEILKLSKEETLKRFPLLAEGFSSVFVSGAARVDGRLLRKALISGAVKYGAEHVHGTAELLIDNDEINGVVVNNEKVFAETVIVTAGAWANKLLLPLGVSFHVSAQKGQIIHLQLSEENTSSWPVVMPPNNQYLLAFDGGRIVIGATHENKENLTSNVTAGGLHEVLSKALQVAPGLKESTHIETRVGFRPFTPEFLPVFGEVPNWKGLFLANGLGASGLTAGPFLGAELAKLVLDRDTILDPKEFPLEEALF; translated from the coding sequence ATGAAGAAATATATTGTAGTTGGAGCAGGAATTCTCGGTGCCTCTACGGCATACCATTTAGCGAAATCCGGGATAGACGTAACACTAATCGATGGAAATGATTCAGGACAAGCTACTGACGCTGCTGCAGGAATTGTTTGTCCCTGGATTTCCCAGCGCCGGAATAAACGCTGGTACCAACTAGTGAAAGAAGGGGCTAAATATTACCCAGAGTTAATTCAACAGTTAGAAGAAATCGGAGAAAGAGTTACAGGTTATCAGAGAGTCGGCGCACTGAGTCTTCATATAGATGAGGATAAAATAGATAAAATGGTTCAACGTGCACTGAAGCGAAAAGAAGATGCACCAGAAATGGGAGAAATTTTGAAGCTTTCAAAAGAAGAAACGCTAAAGAGATTTCCTTTGCTCGCTGAAGGATTTTCTTCTGTATTTGTGAGTGGTGCTGCAAGAGTAGATGGTCGGTTGCTTCGAAAAGCTCTTATTAGTGGGGCTGTAAAATATGGGGCGGAGCATGTTCATGGTACAGCGGAATTACTTATCGATAACGATGAAATAAATGGGGTTGTTGTCAATAATGAAAAGGTTTTTGCTGAAACGGTAATCGTTACTGCAGGAGCATGGGCAAATAAGCTACTTTTACCACTTGGGGTTAGCTTTCATGTTTCAGCCCAAAAAGGCCAAATCATTCATTTGCAATTATCAGAAGAAAATACTTCATCATGGCCAGTAGTAATGCCACCGAATAATCAATATCTTTTAGCTTTTGACGGTGGAAGAATTGTCATCGGAGCGACGCATGAAAATAAAGAAAATTTAACTTCAAATGTAACAGCCGGGGGACTTCATGAAGTGCTGTCGAAAGCTTTGCAAGTAGCTCCCGGATTAAAGGAAAGTACCCATATTGAAACGAGAGTCGGCTTTCGTCCGTTTACTCCTGAATTTTTGCCTGTGTTTGGTGAAGTACCAAACTGGAAAGGACTCTTTCTAGCCAATGGTCTAGGGGCATCTGGATTAACAGCCGGTCCTTTTTTAGGAGCCGAATTAGCGAAATTAGTATTAGATAGAGATACTATTTTAGATCCTAAGGAATTTCCACTTGAAGAAGCTCTCTTTTAA
- a CDS encoding YjcZ family sporulation protein encodes MGYGFGCCGYGGGQVYSGGGYGSSFVLIVVLFILLIIVGAAFVY; translated from the coding sequence ATGGGCTATGGATTTGGTTGCTGTGGATATGGCGGTGGTCAGGTATACAGCGGAGGCGGCTATGGAAGCAGTTTCGTGCTTATCGTGGTGTTGTTTATTTTGCTAATTATCGTCGGAGCAGCATTTGTTTACTAG
- a CDS encoding four-helix bundle copper-binding protein — MSHERYQSAIQTLHDCMVACNHCYDACLDESDVNLMADCIRLDRECADICNYLEQALVRGTPIVSELATACAAICEACGNECKKHNHQHCQDCANACFRCADECKKLAA; from the coding sequence ATGTCTCATGAAAGATACCAAAGTGCCATCCAAACCCTCCATGATTGTATGGTGGCTTGCAATCACTGCTATGATGCTTGTTTAGATGAAAGTGATGTAAACCTGATGGCAGATTGCATTCGCTTGGATCGCGAATGTGCCGACATCTGTAATTACTTAGAACAAGCATTAGTCCGAGGAACTCCTATTGTTTCTGAGCTAGCGACTGCTTGTGCTGCCATTTGTGAAGCGTGCGGAAATGAGTGTAAAAAGCATAATCATCAACACTGTCAAGATTGCGCAAATGCTTGCTTTAGATGTGCGGATGAGTGTAAAAAATTAGCAGCGTAA
- a CDS encoding mechanosensitive ion channel family protein, with translation MEIFEWISKDSLKDLSISAGILVAFFIFRKIFTKYVLKIMLKLSSKARSKFFTHVFHSFENPIAWLFIIFGIFIAADSFPFMEQNNPLFKKIFRSLVILQITWGLFNLTSASSVLFKSFRDKYSIEMDEILIPFISKGLRFVVLAISFSIIAQEFEYDVNGFVAGLGLGGLAFALAAKDVIGNFFGGIIIITERPFSIGDWVETPSVEGTIEDISFRSTKIRTFEQAIVTVPNAILANEPITNWSKMGKRRITFNLGLTYNTPNEKIQRVVHRLEFLLQNHDEIHKETIFVRFNEFNTNSLDLFLYFFTNTTQWGEYLRVREEINFQILDILEEEEVDVAFPTRTLYVESQSEESPHVERSLST, from the coding sequence ATGGAAATATTTGAGTGGATTTCAAAAGATAGTCTTAAGGACCTGAGTATTTCAGCAGGAATTTTAGTCGCATTCTTTATTTTTAGAAAAATCTTTACAAAATACGTGCTCAAAATAATGTTGAAGCTAAGCTCAAAAGCTCGTTCCAAGTTTTTTACGCATGTATTTCATTCCTTTGAAAACCCGATTGCTTGGTTATTTATCATTTTCGGAATATTTATTGCGGCCGATTCGTTCCCTTTTATGGAGCAAAACAATCCATTGTTTAAGAAAATTTTTCGTTCGCTTGTGATTCTTCAAATAACTTGGGGGTTATTTAATTTGACCTCAGCTTCGTCGGTGTTATTTAAAAGCTTTCGAGATAAGTATAGTATCGAAATGGACGAAATTTTAATTCCCTTTATTTCGAAAGGGCTGAGGTTTGTTGTGTTAGCCATTAGCTTTAGTATTATCGCTCAAGAGTTTGAATATGATGTTAACGGATTTGTAGCGGGATTAGGACTGGGTGGATTAGCTTTTGCTTTGGCTGCAAAGGATGTTATCGGAAATTTCTTCGGAGGTATAATAATTATTACTGAACGACCATTTTCTATCGGAGATTGGGTTGAAACACCTAGTGTGGAAGGGACAATAGAAGACATTTCCTTTAGGAGTACAAAGATTCGAACCTTTGAACAGGCAATTGTGACTGTTCCTAATGCAATTCTTGCCAATGAACCCATAACGAATTGGAGTAAGATGGGAAAACGGAGAATTACGTTTAATCTAGGACTTACTTATAATACACCAAATGAGAAAATACAACGAGTGGTACATCGATTGGAATTTCTCTTGCAGAATCATGATGAGATTCACAAAGAAACGATCTTTGTGAGATTCAACGAATTTAATACAAATAGTTTAGATCTATTCCTTTATTTTTTTACCAACACTACCCAGTGGGGGGAATACTTACGCGTTCGTGAGGAAATAAATTTTCAAATATTAGATATCTTAGAAGAAGAAGAAGTTGATGTTGCCTTTCCAACACGGACCTTATACGTTGAATCTCAATCAGAAGAGAGTCCTCATGTCGAAAGAAGTCTTTCAACCTAG
- a CDS encoding long-chain-fatty-acid--CoA ligase: MSSTHSWFAHYPKSISTEVDIPHQTLPQMLQNTASTYPQNVALSFYGQKLTYQQLEKSVSLFASSLQKNHVQKSDRVAIMLPNCPQYVISYYGTLTVGGIVTQVNPMLVERELEYILNDSGAETIVVLDSLYSKIKSVQEKTKLKTIIVVSFQPNTSSIDDIRFSDFLAVAESDLIPITIDPEHDVAVLQYTGGTTGRSKGAMLTHRNLLANLIQSAEFFKHEVTVGKERFLTIIPLFHVFGMSACMNFSIYMASESIMLPRFEIEEVLNTIKNEQPTVFPGVPTMYVAITHHPKAEKYGIDSIHTCNSGSAPMPVELLKEFERKTGAKILEGYGLSETSPCTNCNPNFAERKPGSVGIGFPSTEYKVVDLATGEKEVPIGELGEVIIKGPQVMKGYWNMPEETAITLRDGWLYTGDIAFMDEQGYLSIVDRKKDMIIASGFNIYPRDIEEIIYEHPAVQEAVVIGVPDPYRGESVKAVLVLKVGQTATEADIIDFCRENMAAYKIPSVVEFRNQLPKTSVGKILRRALRDEVKS, translated from the coding sequence ATGAGTTCTACTCATTCTTGGTTTGCGCATTATCCAAAATCGATTTCTACAGAAGTGGACATTCCGCATCAAACATTGCCTCAGATGCTTCAAAACACAGCAAGTACATATCCACAGAATGTCGCTCTTTCATTTTATGGTCAAAAACTGACCTACCAACAATTAGAGAAGTCTGTTTCCTTATTTGCATCCTCTCTTCAAAAGAATCATGTTCAAAAAAGTGATCGGGTAGCTATTATGCTGCCAAACTGCCCCCAATACGTAATATCTTATTATGGCACCTTAACAGTCGGTGGTATCGTTACACAAGTGAATCCAATGTTAGTCGAAAGAGAATTAGAATATATTTTAAATGACTCGGGAGCAGAAACCATTGTCGTCCTTGATTCGTTGTACTCAAAAATTAAAAGTGTACAAGAAAAAACAAAATTGAAAACAATTATCGTTGTAAGTTTTCAGCCTAACACATCTTCGATTGACGATATTCGATTTAGCGACTTTTTAGCGGTTGCTGAGAGTGATTTAATTCCTATAACCATTGATCCAGAGCATGATGTTGCAGTGCTGCAATATACGGGAGGAACCACTGGACGATCGAAAGGCGCCATGTTAACTCATCGAAATTTATTGGCGAATCTTATTCAATCTGCAGAATTTTTCAAGCATGAAGTGACTGTTGGGAAGGAGCGTTTTCTTACCATCATTCCACTCTTTCATGTATTTGGAATGTCGGCTTGTATGAATTTTTCCATTTATATGGCATCTGAATCAATAATGCTTCCTCGTTTTGAAATTGAAGAAGTCTTAAATACCATAAAAAACGAACAACCAACAGTATTTCCTGGAGTACCTACAATGTATGTGGCGATTACGCATCACCCTAAGGCTGAAAAGTACGGGATTGATAGTATTCATACATGTAATAGCGGAAGCGCACCAATGCCGGTAGAGCTATTAAAAGAATTCGAACGAAAAACCGGCGCGAAGATTCTCGAGGGATACGGTCTTTCTGAAACTTCTCCTTGTACGAACTGCAATCCAAATTTTGCTGAACGTAAACCGGGGAGTGTTGGGATTGGGTTTCCGTCGACAGAATACAAAGTCGTCGATTTAGCGACCGGAGAGAAGGAAGTACCAATTGGGGAGCTCGGAGAAGTCATTATCAAAGGTCCACAAGTCATGAAAGGATATTGGAATATGCCAGAAGAAACGGCAATTACATTACGTGATGGATGGCTTTATACGGGTGATATCGCTTTTATGGATGAACAAGGTTACCTCTCCATTGTTGACCGGAAGAAAGATATGATTATTGCAAGTGGTTTTAATATTTATCCACGAGATATTGAAGAAATTATTTACGAACATCCAGCCGTTCAGGAAGCGGTTGTGATTGGTGTACCTGATCCTTACCGCGGAGAATCAGTGAAAGCGGTGCTCGTGTTAAAGGTTGGACAGACAGCAACAGAAGCGGACATCATAGATTTCTGTCGTGAAAATATGGCAGCTTATAAAATCCCATCTGTTGTCGAATTTAGAAATCAATTACCTAAAACAAGTGTTGGAAAGATACTTCGTCGTGCGTTAAGAGATGAAGTGAAGAGCTAA
- a CDS encoding metal-sensitive transcriptional regulator: MDSHRKSHHSENVKKNLVTRLNRIEGQIRGIKGLIEKDTYCDDVITQISATQSAMNSVAKILLEGHMKTCVLERLQEGDEEVIDEFMITVQKLMKK, encoded by the coding sequence ATGGATAGTCATCGAAAGAGTCATCATTCAGAGAATGTAAAGAAGAATTTAGTTACACGGTTAAATCGTATTGAAGGACAAATACGGGGAATTAAAGGGTTAATTGAAAAGGATACATATTGTGACGATGTCATCACCCAGATTTCTGCTACTCAATCGGCGATGAATAGTGTCGCTAAAATCCTCCTTGAAGGTCACATGAAGACCTGTGTTTTAGAACGACTTCAAGAGGGTGACGAAGAAGTGATTGATGAATTCATGATCACGGTTCAAAAACTAATGAAAAAATAA
- a CDS encoding TetR/AcrR family transcriptional regulator: protein MKAKITEKSIELFEKKGFSETSIQDIVDALNVTKGTFYYYFSSKEELLMDIHLAYIDEMLEHQQKIIDEPTMTCKEKLNEMVYMLIRYIEQQGPSAKVFFREMKNLSEERIAQIIPKRDLFRIHLEGIIKKGMEEGEFRSDLNPSIVTFGILGMSNWSYQWFNPAGEISEREVTDIYLDMILNGIQHSKR, encoded by the coding sequence ATGAAAGCAAAAATTACAGAAAAAAGCATCGAGCTATTTGAGAAGAAGGGATTTAGTGAGACTTCGATACAAGATATCGTAGACGCACTAAACGTTACAAAGGGCACGTTTTACTATTATTTTTCGAGTAAAGAAGAGCTGCTGATGGATATACATTTAGCCTATATTGATGAAATGCTTGAGCATCAGCAAAAAATCATAGATGAACCTACTATGACTTGTAAAGAGAAGTTAAATGAGATGGTTTATATGCTAATTCGATATATTGAACAACAAGGACCAAGCGCTAAAGTGTTTTTTCGCGAAATGAAAAATTTAAGTGAAGAAAGAATAGCGCAAATTATCCCAAAACGTGATTTATTTCGAATTCACCTTGAAGGTATCATCAAAAAAGGTATGGAAGAAGGAGAGTTTCGGTCTGATCTCAATCCAAGCATTGTGACGTTTGGAATCTTGGGTATGAGCAATTGGAGTTATCAATGGTTCAATCCTGCAGGCGAAATTTCAGAAAGAGAAGTAACAGACATTTACTTAGACATGATACTAAATGGTATTCAACATAGTAAAAGATGA
- a CDS encoding SDR family oxidoreductase — MKVQSLFDLTGKTAIVTGGGRGLGAQMAEGFAEAGANVVLCSRKLEACKKVATKLEEYGVKTLAISCDITNHKDIQKVVTLTKKEFGTIDILVNNSGATWGASVAEMPLEAWQKVMNVNVTGTFLMSQAVGKVMIEQGKGKIINIASVAGLGGTDPRIMDTIAYNTSKGAVITFTKDLAVKWGPHNIHVNAIAPGFFPTKMSQVIIDHGKDPILANTPLRRFGGEEDLKGVALFLASDASNYVTGDVIVVDGGTHAM; from the coding sequence ATGAAGGTCCAATCCTTATTTGATTTAACCGGTAAAACCGCCATAGTGACAGGAGGAGGTCGCGGATTAGGCGCACAAATGGCAGAAGGATTTGCAGAAGCAGGCGCAAATGTGGTTCTCTGCTCCCGGAAATTGGAAGCTTGTAAAAAAGTTGCAACAAAACTAGAAGAATATGGTGTGAAAACACTAGCAATCTCTTGCGATATCACAAACCATAAGGATATCCAAAAGGTGGTCACACTTACAAAGAAGGAGTTTGGAACGATTGATATTTTAGTCAATAATAGCGGAGCAACTTGGGGAGCATCGGTTGCGGAGATGCCACTTGAAGCCTGGCAAAAAGTCATGAATGTGAATGTGACTGGGACATTTTTGATGAGTCAAGCTGTCGGAAAAGTTATGATTGAGCAAGGAAAAGGTAAAATCATAAATATTGCATCAGTTGCAGGCCTTGGAGGGACAGATCCTCGGATTATGGATACAATCGCTTATAACACAAGTAAAGGGGCAGTTATCACGTTTACGAAAGACTTGGCGGTTAAATGGGGTCCACATAATATACACGTGAATGCGATCGCACCAGGATTTTTCCCTACTAAAATGTCTCAAGTCATTATTGACCACGGAAAAGATCCAATCCTAGCGAATACACCTCTGCGACGTTTCGGAGGAGAGGAAGATTTGAAAGGGGTTGCCCTCTTTTTAGCGAGCGACGCTTCTAACTATGTTACGGGAGACGTTATCGTTGTGGATGGTGGCACACACGCTATGTAG
- a CDS encoding cysteine hydrolase, translating to MKYALVLVVLISLILRFPCNTMAIENKEIKEGPLKPNRNNTALVVTDPQNDFLSENGVAWPLVEKSVKNQGTIGHLVQLFQEAKKMSIPTFVSPHYYYPYDYHWEFTGELETWMHDHKMYDRTGPLSLKDFEGSGADFLPILKPYIIQNQAIITSPHKIYGPETNDLVLQLRKSGIDFVVLAGMSANLCVESHLREFLEQGFSVSVVTDATAAAQIGDLDGYEAALTNFQMIANEVLTTEEARSFFQSLNE from the coding sequence ATGAAGTATGCACTTGTTTTGGTAGTGCTTATATCACTTATTCTTCGGTTTCCATGCAATACTATGGCTATTGAGAACAAAGAAATTAAAGAAGGTCCATTGAAGCCGAATCGAAATAATACCGCCCTGGTAGTGACCGATCCTCAAAATGATTTTCTCAGTGAAAATGGTGTAGCTTGGCCACTAGTTGAAAAAAGTGTGAAAAACCAAGGAACCATCGGTCATTTAGTGCAACTATTTCAAGAAGCAAAAAAGATGTCTATTCCTACATTTGTCTCTCCACATTATTATTACCCGTATGATTATCACTGGGAATTTACTGGAGAGCTAGAAACATGGATGCATGATCACAAAATGTATGATCGAACAGGTCCTTTAAGTTTAAAGGACTTTGAAGGTTCTGGAGCGGATTTTTTACCTATCCTAAAGCCTTATATTATTCAGAACCAGGCAATTATCACTAGCCCGCACAAAATTTATGGACCTGAAACGAATGATTTGGTCCTTCAGTTACGGAAGAGTGGGATCGATTTTGTCGTGTTAGCAGGCATGTCTGCGAATCTATGTGTTGAATCACATTTAAGAGAGTTTCTGGAACAAGGCTTTTCAGTTTCAGTAGTGACGGATGCTACTGCGGCAGCTCAAATAGGGGATTTAGACGGGTATGAAGCAGCTCTTACCAACTTTCAAATGATTGCTAATGAGGTGCTGACGACTGAAGAAGCGCGATCCTTTTTTCAATCTTTGAATGAATGA
- a CDS encoding heavy metal translocating P-type ATPase: MATKINDSTLQITGMTCAACANRIEKGLNKLEGVENATVNFALEKTSVQFNPDIVSNQQLKQKIEDLGYGVKSNKQEFDITGMTCAACSARIEKVLGKQEGILAANVNLALEKATIEYMPNLIDTKVITQKVDSLGYGAIVKEEQSNEQSQDHRLNQLEKQKRKFFISLVLSLPLLWSMVSHFSFTSFIFLPDALMNPWVQMALATPVQFIIGWQFYVGAYKALKNKSANMDVLVALGTSAAYFYSVYLAINSLSSSGEMVELYFETSAILITLIILGKLFEAKAKGRSSEAIKKLMGLQAKTATVNRNGEEMNIPLEEVVVGDTISVKPGEKIPVDGEIVEGRSAIDESMITGESVPVDKSIGAEVIGSTINKNGFLKIKALKVGKDTALAQIIKVVEDAQGSKAPIQRLADQISGIFVPIVVGVAIITFLLWYLWIDPANFAEALEKLIAVLVIACPCALGLATPTSIMAGSGRAAESGILFKGGEHLETTHRITTVLLDKTGTVTNGNPVLTDILAEPSFEEEVFLAYVGAVERFSEHPLAVAIVEGIQEKGISLYESEEFEAVPGFGVKAVIQDKTVLVGTRKLMKENAIKVDMALAKMDALEKQGKTAMLVAIDGEFAGLIAVADTIKKTSKAAIKRLTDIGLEVVMITGDNLQTAQSIAKEAGIETVIAEVLPEDKAHEVKKLQNEGKAVAMVGDGINDAPALAVADIGMAIGTGTDVAMEAADITLIRGDLNSIADAIFMSKKTIRNIKQNLFWAFAYNTVGIPIAAIGLLAPWLAGAAMAFSSVSVVLNALRLQRVKL; encoded by the coding sequence ATGGCTACCAAAATTAATGATTCAACTTTACAAATTACTGGAATGACCTGTGCTGCCTGTGCAAACCGCATTGAAAAGGGATTGAATAAGCTAGAAGGTGTTGAAAATGCTACTGTTAATTTCGCCTTAGAAAAGACATCTGTACAGTTCAATCCAGACATCGTCAGTAATCAACAATTGAAGCAAAAGATAGAAGACTTAGGATATGGAGTGAAAAGCAATAAACAGGAATTTGATATTACTGGAATGACCTGTGCCGCTTGCTCTGCCCGAATCGAAAAAGTGCTAGGTAAACAGGAAGGAATTTTAGCAGCAAATGTCAATCTTGCGCTTGAAAAAGCAACCATTGAATATATGCCAAATTTAATTGATACTAAGGTAATTACTCAAAAAGTGGATTCACTCGGTTACGGAGCCATTGTGAAGGAGGAACAAAGTAACGAACAATCACAAGATCACCGGTTAAATCAGCTAGAGAAACAAAAACGAAAATTTTTCATTTCCTTGGTTCTCTCACTTCCATTACTCTGGTCCATGGTGAGTCATTTTAGTTTTACTTCATTTATCTTCCTTCCGGATGCCTTAATGAATCCATGGGTCCAAATGGCATTAGCCACGCCAGTACAATTCATCATCGGATGGCAGTTCTATGTTGGTGCTTATAAAGCCTTAAAAAACAAAAGCGCTAATATGGATGTGCTTGTTGCGCTAGGAACGTCGGCTGCATATTTCTATAGTGTTTACTTAGCAATTAACTCACTAAGCTCTTCAGGAGAAATGGTTGAATTATACTTCGAAACAAGTGCCATCTTAATCACATTAATTATTCTCGGGAAACTATTTGAAGCAAAAGCGAAGGGCCGTTCCTCTGAGGCTATCAAAAAACTTATGGGACTTCAAGCGAAAACCGCCACCGTTAACCGAAACGGGGAAGAGATGAACATTCCATTAGAAGAGGTTGTTGTCGGGGATACCATTTCTGTAAAACCAGGTGAAAAAATACCTGTTGATGGTGAAATTGTGGAAGGTCGGTCCGCTATTGATGAATCGATGATTACAGGAGAAAGTGTACCAGTGGATAAATCGATTGGTGCAGAAGTAATTGGTTCCACTATTAATAAAAATGGATTTCTAAAAATCAAGGCTCTAAAAGTGGGAAAAGACACCGCTCTTGCCCAAATCATTAAGGTTGTGGAAGATGCCCAAGGATCAAAAGCTCCCATTCAGCGGCTAGCGGATCAAATTTCAGGTATATTTGTTCCTATTGTTGTAGGTGTTGCGATTATCACCTTTTTACTTTGGTACTTGTGGATCGATCCAGCCAATTTCGCTGAAGCACTTGAAAAACTCATTGCCGTATTAGTTATCGCTTGTCCGTGTGCGCTGGGATTAGCGACACCTACATCAATCATGGCGGGATCTGGTCGTGCTGCTGAATCAGGCATTCTCTTCAAGGGCGGGGAGCATCTAGAAACCACTCATCGAATAACGACTGTATTATTGGATAAAACAGGAACTGTGACAAATGGAAATCCTGTTTTAACTGACATACTTGCGGAACCTTCATTTGAGGAAGAGGTGTTTTTAGCGTATGTTGGAGCTGTCGAACGTTTTTCTGAACATCCACTGGCTGTGGCGATTGTGGAAGGAATCCAAGAAAAGGGGATTTCTCTGTATGAAAGTGAAGAGTTCGAAGCGGTTCCAGGTTTTGGTGTTAAAGCTGTTATTCAAGATAAAACTGTATTGGTTGGTACAAGAAAGCTGATGAAAGAAAACGCTATAAAAGTTGACATGGCCCTCGCAAAAATGGATGCTCTCGAGAAACAAGGGAAAACAGCCATGCTAGTTGCCATCGATGGTGAATTTGCTGGTCTTATCGCGGTAGCTGATACGATTAAAAAAACATCTAAAGCGGCCATCAAACGTCTCACTGATATCGGCTTAGAAGTCGTGATGATTACAGGAGATAACCTGCAAACTGCTCAATCTATCGCAAAAGAAGCCGGTATTGAAACGGTCATTGCCGAGGTTCTTCCTGAAGATAAGGCACATGAAGTGAAAAAACTGCAAAATGAAGGGAAAGCCGTTGCAATGGTAGGAGACGGGATTAATGACGCTCCTGCGCTTGCGGTAGCCGATATCGGCATGGCGATTGGAACAGGAACAGATGTTGCGATGGAAGCGGCTGATATCACCTTAATACGTGGAGATCTTAATAGTATCGCGGATGCCATATTTATGAGTAAAAAAACAATTAGGAATATTAAACAAAATTTATTTTGGGCATTCGCCTATAACACAGTCGGCATTCCTATCGCTGCAATCGGACTTCTTGCACCGTGGTTAGCTGGTGCTGCGATGGCCTTTAGCTCGGTCTCAGTTGTATTAAATGCACTGAGATTACAACGCGTAAAGCTATAG